The following proteins are encoded in a genomic region of Gimesia algae:
- a CDS encoding DUF1501 domain-containing protein: MFDSHLLSSKISRRDLCKVAVGSTLSFLLPGFDLRAAEKRGKERRKSIIILWMGGGPSQLETWDPHPGTSIGGPGKAIKTVVPGLQISDMYPLLAEQLDSMSVIRSMVSKEGDHERGTKYLKTGYRPEPTTVYPALGAIITHQAPSSQLEIPQHISMGNTQFPARGGYLGGHLDAFRVPDPGRNIGNMRSSVGAPRQERRLENLNVVSQAFRKGRSIQTQKTLHQSTIDRALTMMSSEQLNAFEIEKEPEAVRKAYGDSPFGRGCLVARRLVEQGVHSIEVNLNGWDSHANNYTGHQTQAAILDPAFSSLLKDLKSRDLLNSTIVLCIGEFGRTPKINALDGRDHWPTGFSCLVGGGGLKGNLILGETDPTGKEKTPVDPVRIQDLYATILQKMQIDYTKELISPIGRPLALSEGTPISRLI; encoded by the coding sequence ATGTTTGATTCCCATCTGCTCTCCAGCAAAATCAGCCGTCGCGACCTGTGCAAAGTCGCGGTCGGAAGCACACTCTCATTCCTGCTGCCCGGATTCGATCTAAGGGCAGCAGAAAAACGGGGAAAAGAACGACGGAAATCAATTATCATCCTTTGGATGGGGGGCGGCCCGAGTCAGTTGGAAACCTGGGATCCGCATCCGGGAACAAGCATTGGCGGTCCAGGCAAAGCAATCAAAACAGTGGTCCCCGGCCTACAGATTTCCGATATGTATCCCCTGCTGGCTGAACAGCTGGATTCGATGTCGGTGATCCGCTCCATGGTCTCTAAGGAAGGCGACCATGAACGTGGGACAAAATATCTGAAAACCGGATACCGTCCCGAACCGACAACCGTTTATCCTGCGCTGGGTGCGATCATCACACATCAGGCGCCCAGTTCGCAGCTGGAAATCCCTCAGCATATTTCCATGGGGAACACACAGTTTCCCGCTCGAGGTGGTTATCTGGGCGGACATCTGGACGCCTTCCGCGTACCCGATCCGGGTCGGAACATTGGAAACATGCGGTCCAGCGTCGGTGCACCCCGGCAGGAGCGGCGTCTGGAAAACCTGAATGTGGTCTCGCAGGCATTTCGGAAAGGACGATCGATTCAGACTCAGAAAACACTACATCAGTCGACCATCGATCGCGCCCTGACCATGATGAGTTCAGAACAACTGAATGCCTTCGAAATTGAAAAAGAACCTGAAGCAGTTCGCAAAGCCTATGGTGATTCTCCCTTCGGTCGAGGCTGTCTGGTGGCCCGCAGACTTGTCGAACAGGGCGTGCATTCCATCGAGGTAAATCTGAATGGCTGGGACAGCCATGCGAACAACTATACCGGGCACCAGACCCAGGCAGCGATTCTGGATCCGGCATTTTCCAGTTTGCTCAAAGACCTGAAGTCACGGGATCTGCTGAACTCGACGATTGTGCTCTGTATTGGCGAATTTGGCAGAACCCCCAAAATCAACGCACTCGACGGTCGCGATCACTGGCCCACTGGCTTTTCGTGTCTTGTTGGCGGAGGGGGGCTGAAAGGGAATCTGATCCTGGGTGAGACGGATCCGACCGGAAAAGAAAAAACTCCCGTCGATCCCGTTCGCATCCAGGACCTGTATGCCACTATCCTGCAAAAAATGCAAATCGACTACACGAAAGAGCTCATTTCCCCCATTGGACGCCCCCTGGCACTCAGCGAAGGCACCCCGATTTCCAGACTGATCTGA
- a CDS encoding outer membrane protein assembly factor BamB family protein, with the protein MIRMILSVMLTAACLTSVLHPTQAAEWSQFRGPSGNGVSQTTGLPTEWNSEKNIVWKAKLPGHGSSSPVLFGDQVFVTSYTGYGLTEEDNDNPSDLRLHVISVNRDSGEIMWDESVSPINEVQKITKRIVDHGYASGTPACDETGVYAFFGTSGVVAYDLKGKLKWQADVGDGTAGFGSASSPILYKDFVIVNASIESSTVYALHKSNGEVAWKAEEIVRAWTTPSIVDVPGGKQELVVNQKNQIYGFDPDTGKKLWTCEGIQDYVVPVVVQNEGIIYCLGGRSNRSIAVRPGGRGDVTKTHKLWEVNVGANVTSPVYYDGHLYWASDRGIAFCLNAKDGEVVYKNRLPTGARLYASIVLADGKLYVTTRDSGVIVLKAGPEYVELARNEIKSDDDLFNASPAVSEGSIYLRTNGYLYRIAEKK; encoded by the coding sequence ATGATTCGAATGATTCTTTCCGTGATGCTCACAGCAGCCTGCCTGACTTCAGTACTGCATCCGACTCAGGCAGCAGAATGGTCTCAATTCCGCGGTCCCTCTGGAAACGGTGTTTCACAAACAACGGGGCTCCCGACCGAATGGAATTCAGAAAAGAATATTGTCTGGAAAGCAAAACTTCCCGGACATGGTTCTTCCAGCCCGGTACTGTTCGGCGATCAGGTGTTCGTCACCTCCTACACCGGCTATGGATTGACTGAAGAAGATAACGACAACCCTTCCGATCTGCGACTGCATGTAATTTCCGTCAACCGTGACAGTGGAGAAATCATGTGGGATGAATCGGTCTCGCCGATCAATGAAGTTCAGAAAATTACCAAACGGATCGTTGACCATGGTTATGCCAGTGGCACCCCTGCCTGTGATGAAACGGGCGTCTATGCTTTTTTCGGAACATCAGGTGTGGTCGCATATGACCTGAAGGGCAAACTGAAATGGCAGGCGGATGTCGGAGATGGGACCGCCGGATTTGGATCCGCTTCCTCTCCCATCCTGTATAAAGACTTTGTGATTGTGAATGCCAGCATTGAAAGCTCAACCGTCTATGCGTTGCACAAGAGCAATGGTGAGGTCGCCTGGAAGGCTGAAGAGATTGTACGCGCCTGGACGACCCCTTCGATCGTGGATGTTCCGGGAGGCAAACAGGAACTGGTTGTCAATCAGAAAAACCAGATCTATGGCTTTGATCCCGACACGGGTAAAAAACTCTGGACCTGTGAAGGAATTCAGGACTACGTTGTGCCGGTAGTGGTACAGAATGAAGGGATCATCTACTGCCTGGGTGGTCGCAGCAACCGCAGTATCGCCGTTCGTCCAGGGGGGCGAGGTGATGTCACGAAAACTCATAAGCTCTGGGAAGTCAATGTGGGAGCCAATGTCACTTCCCCCGTGTATTACGATGGCCATCTGTACTGGGCCAGCGATCGAGGCATTGCCTTCTGCCTGAATGCGAAAGATGGCGAGGTCGTTTACAAAAACCGCCTGCCCACCGGAGCCAGACTCTACGCTTCGATTGTACTGGCAGACGGTAAGCTGTACGTGACGACCCGGGACAGTGGCGTCATTGTGCTGAAAGCCGGGCCTGAATATGTTGAACTGGCCCGGAATGAGATTAAATCAGACGATGATCTGTTCAATGCATCACCTGCGGTCAGCGAAGGCAGTATTTATTTGCGTACCAACGGCTATCTGTATCGAATTGCGGAGAAGAAATGA
- a CDS encoding prephenate dehydrogenase, translating to MILWSARWKSRIGASTIRGMTESSTQKDYLFKTIGVIGVGLLGGSIAAAARQRNLVETILGAGRNPSRMRAAQQSGLLDRGTTNIAETAAQSDLVIVCTPVNHIVQFIQTVAKNSRAGTIITDVGSTKQQICEQLKGTLPAEVTFVASHPLAGSEKSGYEFSDQNLFQDRPCVITPDESVPAEAVSRVRQFWEALGMHVLQTTPVKHDLILAETSHLPHVVASALAATLATENFRYTSTGFRDTTRIAGGDPTLWIEILLSNRDAIVTSLEKYTQSLQQFKEAILNNDEKQLRQLLEDGKKKHDTLNSAP from the coding sequence TTGATACTGTGGTCTGCCCGCTGGAAATCCCGAATCGGGGCTTCTACAATACGAGGCATGACTGAATCATCAACTCAAAAAGACTACCTCTTCAAAACGATCGGCGTGATTGGCGTAGGTCTGCTGGGAGGTTCCATTGCCGCTGCCGCTCGACAGCGCAATCTGGTAGAAACGATCCTCGGCGCAGGCCGAAATCCTTCCCGTATGCGGGCTGCGCAGCAGTCTGGATTATTGGATCGAGGAACAACAAACATTGCAGAGACGGCAGCACAGTCTGACCTTGTGATTGTCTGCACCCCTGTCAACCACATTGTCCAATTCATTCAGACCGTTGCCAAAAACAGTCGCGCAGGCACAATCATTACCGATGTGGGCAGTACAAAACAGCAAATCTGTGAGCAACTGAAAGGGACCCTGCCTGCAGAGGTCACTTTTGTCGCCTCGCATCCCCTGGCAGGATCAGAAAAAAGTGGCTACGAATTCTCGGATCAGAACCTGTTTCAGGATCGCCCGTGTGTGATCACTCCTGATGAATCAGTGCCCGCAGAGGCTGTTTCCCGAGTCAGGCAATTCTGGGAAGCCCTGGGCATGCATGTCCTGCAGACAACACCAGTGAAGCATGATCTGATCCTGGCGGAAACCAGCCATCTACCCCATGTGGTCGCTTCCGCGCTGGCAGCAACTTTAGCGACAGAAAACTTCAGATATACCTCAACCGGATTTCGGGACACAACTCGGATTGCCGGTGGTGACCCGACTTTGTGGATTGAGATCCTGTTAAGTAATCGAGACGCGATCGTAACGAGTCTTGAAAAATACACCCAGTCTCTGCAGCAGTTCAAGGAAGCGATCCTGAACAATGATGAAAAGCAACTCAGACAATTGCTGGAAGATGGTAAAAAGAAACACGACACATTAAATTCAGCCCCCTAA
- the purL gene encoding phosphoribosylformylglycinamidine synthase subunit PurL: MLCEVEIKPAQNQIDREGARILKECQVLGANSIRTIQTAHSFLLEGDLNQAGIDKIARTLLADPIVETFEIRILSGVTAESTGSEPLLNVMFKPGVTDNTANSAREAICDLGLAVENVATCRKYWVNSDAASEEIDRMAAKVLSNEAIEYVLRGPLQMDSIKLGSEYTFELVTIPIREMNDKQLETLSREGQLYLNLTEMKTIKAYYVGQKKDPTDIELESIAQTWSEHCSHKTLAGRIHFKDGERDLHFENMLKETIFAATTEIRKSLGEKDWCVSVFADNAGVITFDDKQDVCFKVETHNHPSALEPYGGANTGLGGVIRDPLGTGLGGKPVCNTDVFCFAPPEIPYAELPAGVLHPKAVATGVVSGVRDYGNRMGIPTVNGAVYFDERYLGNPLVYCGNVAMLPVGKSEKQQAQPGHYIVAVGGRTGRDGIHGATFSSAELTSDSEMLSGGAVQIGNAITEKMMLDVILEARDQELFSAITDCGAGGFSSAVGEMGEKTGAEVWLDQCPLKYAGLSYTEIWISEAQERMVLAVPPENWEAFEKVCAGEGVEASVIGKFTDTNHLVLKYQDQVVADLEMSFLHDGRPPVVREAVYKIPAFTPLTPPQRDDYTKDLTSILSSLNVCSKEWIIRQYDQEVQAGSVVKPLVGVQNDGPSDAAVVRPDLTSTRGLVISCGMNPRYGDLNTHWMAASAIDEAIRNCVAVGADPTKIAILDNFCWGNTDRPETLGSLVAAALACKEFSIAYGSPFISGKDSLYNEYSFENEQGEKETVAIPASLLISAIGQIADVNLAVTMDVKSPGNRIFMVGTTHNELGGSHFALVNQLEGGQVPQVDKEEAPEIFKALHLAIQKQLIRSCHDLSEGGLAVAAAEMAFAGGYGMKLDPTRLPEALELSTPSLLFSESNTRFLLEVALDKMDALYECFGDLPLVDIGEVIGTRQFTIKGTSGGTAISASLDELKAAWKNPLAWD; the protein is encoded by the coding sequence ATGCTTTGCGAAGTCGAAATCAAACCCGCTCAAAATCAGATCGACCGAGAGGGTGCCCGCATCCTGAAAGAATGCCAGGTACTCGGTGCAAATTCCATCCGTACTATCCAGACAGCACACTCCTTTCTACTGGAAGGTGATCTGAATCAGGCGGGCATTGATAAAATTGCCCGCACTCTGCTGGCAGATCCGATTGTGGAAACATTTGAGATACGCATTCTGTCTGGAGTCACAGCAGAATCAACCGGCTCGGAACCACTGCTGAATGTCATGTTCAAACCCGGTGTCACTGACAACACCGCCAACAGTGCCCGTGAGGCGATCTGTGATCTGGGTCTGGCCGTGGAGAACGTCGCCACCTGCCGCAAATACTGGGTGAACTCTGATGCTGCCTCTGAAGAAATTGACCGTATGGCTGCAAAAGTTCTTTCCAACGAGGCGATCGAGTATGTCCTGCGTGGTCCCCTGCAGATGGACAGCATTAAACTCGGTAGTGAATATACTTTCGAACTGGTCACCATCCCCATTCGAGAGATGAATGACAAACAGCTGGAAACACTCAGTCGCGAAGGTCAACTGTATTTAAATTTGACCGAGATGAAGACGATCAAAGCCTACTATGTTGGTCAGAAAAAAGACCCCACCGACATTGAACTGGAAAGTATTGCCCAGACATGGAGTGAGCACTGCTCTCACAAAACACTGGCCGGACGAATTCACTTCAAGGATGGCGAACGCGACCTGCATTTCGAGAATATGTTGAAGGAAACCATCTTCGCCGCAACGACCGAAATCCGCAAATCACTGGGTGAGAAAGACTGGTGCGTGAGTGTCTTCGCGGATAATGCCGGCGTCATTACCTTTGATGACAAGCAGGACGTCTGCTTTAAAGTCGAAACGCATAACCACCCTTCCGCCCTCGAACCTTATGGCGGTGCCAACACAGGTCTGGGGGGAGTCATCCGTGACCCGCTGGGAACGGGACTGGGCGGCAAACCCGTCTGCAATACCGATGTGTTCTGTTTTGCTCCCCCGGAGATCCCCTACGCGGAACTTCCCGCAGGAGTACTGCATCCCAAAGCCGTCGCAACAGGCGTGGTTTCAGGCGTGCGTGACTATGGGAACCGCATGGGTATCCCCACAGTCAACGGAGCCGTCTATTTTGACGAACGGTATCTGGGCAACCCCCTGGTCTATTGTGGTAATGTGGCCATGTTACCGGTTGGTAAATCGGAAAAGCAGCAGGCACAACCGGGGCACTATATCGTCGCTGTCGGCGGACGTACGGGCCGTGATGGAATTCACGGTGCAACCTTTTCTTCCGCAGAACTGACCTCAGATAGTGAAATGCTTTCCGGCGGTGCTGTGCAGATTGGAAATGCGATCACAGAAAAAATGATGCTGGATGTCATTCTGGAGGCGAGAGATCAAGAATTATTCTCGGCAATCACCGACTGTGGTGCCGGTGGATTCAGTAGTGCCGTCGGCGAAATGGGTGAAAAAACCGGCGCAGAAGTCTGGCTGGATCAATGCCCGCTCAAATACGCCGGTCTGTCCTACACGGAAATCTGGATCTCCGAAGCGCAGGAACGGATGGTCCTGGCAGTTCCACCGGAAAACTGGGAAGCCTTCGAAAAAGTCTGTGCCGGCGAAGGTGTCGAAGCTTCGGTGATTGGAAAATTCACAGATACAAACCACCTGGTTTTGAAATACCAGGATCAGGTCGTAGCGGATCTGGAAATGTCGTTTCTGCATGATGGACGTCCTCCAGTCGTGCGGGAAGCCGTTTACAAGATCCCGGCGTTCACTCCCCTGACTCCTCCGCAACGGGACGATTACACCAAAGATCTAACATCGATTCTAAGCTCACTCAATGTGTGCAGCAAAGAATGGATCATTCGACAGTATGATCAGGAAGTGCAGGCTGGCAGCGTGGTCAAGCCACTGGTGGGCGTTCAGAATGATGGCCCCTCAGACGCTGCTGTGGTTCGCCCTGATCTGACATCAACGCGCGGGCTCGTGATTTCGTGTGGCATGAATCCCCGCTATGGTGATTTGAATACACACTGGATGGCGGCTTCTGCCATTGATGAAGCGATCCGAAACTGTGTCGCCGTCGGTGCCGACCCGACGAAGATCGCCATTCTCGATAATTTCTGCTGGGGGAACACCGATCGTCCGGAAACATTGGGCAGCCTGGTGGCAGCGGCTCTGGCCTGTAAGGAATTCTCGATCGCTTACGGCTCCCCCTTCATCAGCGGTAAAGATAGCCTGTATAACGAATACTCTTTTGAGAATGAGCAGGGAGAAAAAGAGACCGTCGCCATTCCCGCATCGCTGTTGATCAGTGCCATTGGACAGATCGCTGATGTTAATCTGGCAGTCACAATGGACGTCAAATCTCCCGGCAATCGTATTTTCATGGTGGGAACCACACACAATGAACTGGGAGGCAGTCACTTTGCCTTAGTGAACCAGCTGGAAGGAGGGCAGGTTCCCCAGGTTGATAAAGAAGAGGCACCCGAAATCTTCAAAGCCCTGCATCTGGCGATTCAAAAGCAGTTAATCAGAAGCTGTCACGACCTGAGCGAAGGTGGACTGGCAGTGGCAGCGGCCGAAATGGCGTTTGCCGGCGGTTATGGAATGAAACTGGATCCGACCAGACTTCCTGAAGCACTGGAATTATCCACCCCCAGCTTACTTTTCTCTGAAAGCAATACACGTTTTCTACTCGAAGTAGCACTGGATAAAATGGATGCCTTATACGAATGCTTCGGCGACCTGCCTCTGGTTGATATCGGCGAAGTCATCGGCACCCGGCAGTTCACAATCAAAGGAACTTCCGGGGGCACCGCGATCAGCGCCAGCCTGGATGAGCTGAAAGCGGCTTGGAAAAACCCACTTGCCTGGGACTGA
- a CDS encoding AAA family ATPase, which yields MSEVKQDSTDSSEFEITQKSIDKLSSAYQQIHGQISKVIVGQDDVIEQLLIALFSRGHCLLEGVPGLAKTLMISTLAQTLSMSFSRIQFTPDLMPADITGTDVLQENRETGEREFRFIPGPLFHNVVLADEINRTPPKTQAALLEAMQEHQVSVGQTRHLLSDPFFVLATQNPIEQEGTYSLPEAQQDRFMFKVYVRYPSFQEERQIARQTTSDSKNSIDHVLNAVDVLEIQKIVRQVPVSDHVIDYALALVRQTRVNEPGSPEFVNEWLSWGAGPRAVQNLLLGGKTRALLNGHTHVSTEDISALAAPVLRHRIVTNFSAESEGITSDRVIERLIEETPSKEGELTSDPRLQKIFAA from the coding sequence ATGTCGGAAGTGAAACAAGATTCCACAGACTCTTCGGAGTTTGAAATCACTCAGAAGTCAATTGATAAACTGAGTTCAGCATACCAGCAGATCCATGGACAGATCTCCAAAGTCATTGTGGGTCAGGATGATGTGATTGAACAGCTCCTGATTGCATTATTCAGTCGTGGCCACTGCCTGCTGGAAGGGGTTCCCGGCCTGGCGAAAACACTGATGATCAGCACGCTGGCCCAGACGCTTTCCATGTCATTCAGCCGCATCCAGTTCACCCCGGACCTGATGCCCGCGGATATCACCGGAACAGACGTGTTGCAGGAAAACCGGGAAACGGGAGAGCGTGAGTTTCGCTTCATCCCCGGCCCGTTATTTCATAACGTGGTTCTGGCAGATGAAATCAACCGTACGCCCCCCAAAACTCAGGCCGCCCTGCTGGAAGCGATGCAGGAACATCAGGTGAGTGTCGGTCAGACCCGCCATCTGCTGAGTGATCCTTTCTTCGTTCTGGCAACGCAAAACCCGATCGAGCAGGAAGGCACTTACTCGCTGCCGGAAGCGCAACAGGATCGCTTCATGTTCAAGGTTTATGTCCGGTACCCCTCGTTCCAGGAAGAACGACAGATTGCCCGGCAGACAACCTCCGATTCAAAAAATTCAATCGATCATGTACTGAACGCCGTCGATGTCCTGGAGATCCAGAAGATTGTAAGACAGGTTCCGGTCTCAGATCACGTCATCGATTATGCCCTGGCGTTAGTCAGGCAGACCCGTGTCAATGAACCGGGGAGTCCTGAGTTTGTAAACGAATGGTTGAGCTGGGGTGCAGGACCGCGTGCGGTGCAGAATCTGTTGCTCGGCGGAAAAACTCGGGCGTTACTCAATGGTCATACTCACGTCTCGACAGAAGATATCAGCGCTCTGGCTGCACCGGTTTTACGTCATCGAATCGTGACAAATTTCTCTGCCGAATCTGAAGGGATCACCTCGGATCGTGTGATTGAGCGATTGATTGAAGAGACACCGTCTAAGGAAGGCGAACTGACCAGTGACCCAAGATTACAGAAAATATTTGCTGCCTGA
- a CDS encoding DUF58 domain-containing protein, translated as MTQDYRKYLLPEAISRISRLEIRARTIVEGFLSGLHRSPFFGQSVEFAQHREYAPGDDVRNIDWKVWSKTDKYYIKQYEEDTNLRTTLLVDVSESMQFGTGPLTKYEYGCTAAAALAFLLLKQQDAVGMVTFDDGIRSRVPALSKRNHLNALLTALASEKPAKKTDIYDVLKEVAETRSQKGTIILISDLFVDRESLFKGLRLLQYRGHDLMLLHILDDQELDFDYSGTTRFEGMEEAGELVCDPRSLRDGYLKAMQEFLNEIRRRCASNKFDYQTIRTSEYLDAALSHYLNHRIGMQQSIRQ; from the coding sequence GTGACCCAAGATTACAGAAAATATTTGCTGCCTGAAGCAATCTCTCGCATTTCCCGACTGGAAATTCGAGCACGTACGATCGTCGAAGGGTTCCTGTCGGGATTACACCGCAGCCCCTTCTTCGGGCAATCTGTAGAATTCGCTCAACACCGGGAATATGCCCCTGGTGATGATGTACGGAATATCGACTGGAAGGTCTGGTCCAAAACAGATAAATACTACATTAAACAGTACGAGGAAGACACCAACCTCCGCACCACACTACTGGTGGATGTCAGTGAATCCATGCAGTTTGGAACCGGCCCTTTAACCAAATATGAGTACGGTTGTACGGCAGCCGCTGCCCTCGCATTTCTTCTGCTCAAACAGCAGGATGCGGTTGGCATGGTTACGTTTGACGACGGGATTCGCAGCCGGGTTCCCGCGTTGAGTAAACGAAATCACCTCAATGCCCTGCTGACAGCACTGGCATCAGAAAAACCAGCTAAAAAAACTGATATTTATGACGTACTAAAGGAAGTGGCAGAAACGCGCTCGCAGAAAGGCACGATTATTCTCATATCCGATTTATTCGTTGACAGAGAGAGTCTGTTCAAAGGATTACGCCTGTTGCAATATCGAGGGCATGATCTGATGCTGCTGCATATCCTGGATGATCAGGAACTCGATTTTGATTATTCTGGAACAACACGATTTGAAGGCATGGAAGAAGCGGGCGAACTGGTTTGCGACCCCCGTTCTTTAAGAGATGGCTATCTCAAAGCCATGCAGGAGTTTTTAAATGAAATCAGAAGACGTTGTGCCAGCAATAAATTTGACTACCAGACAATTCGAACCAGCGAATATCTCGATGCTGCTTTGTCCCACTACTTGAATCATCGCATCGGAATGCAGCAATCCATCCGACAATAA
- a CDS encoding BatA domain-containing protein, with translation MEAWLTQHFVNSALVTTGALMIAAPIIIHLINRFQYKRVQFAAMEFLLQSQQTNQRRVLLEQLLLLLLRIILIICLLLLIGRLILDPNQLSMFHGAKSHHVIVLDDSGSMGNAWGEQTGFKEGLQVIRKIASEGANRPNTEKFSLIVLSRADAPLFLQRDINEELINELDAKLSNLTCSHQSLDLNQGLEAAVDLLNEDRAVIKTLHLISDFRKSDWQEKKGVAATIEKLSNSDTAINLIKTVPESQSNLAITELSGATEVAAVDVPLRLRISLKNFGEQITEDVRVSAFVDQNKLPMSIVFDKIEAGSEISQDFDVVFNKPGLHQINVSLTNDALDGDNERYMAINVKPSNPVLIVDGNPSGNEWMYIQTAIAPDATTTGFAPSVENVDYLRRHPLSQFKNIYLLNVAELPLDAIAALENFVSEGGGLIWFAGPSLQPAFYNEKLYKDGKGLFPAPLETSPRELPARESNTTVDLNVSDHPLFSVFAGQDNPLIEAVTISRYFPISEQWLQTKADKASGVNVIATLRNQVPLILEHRLGKGRIITCLTSAGPVMTNEGEPWNTWAFNPSYIVFQLELQKYLVQSRSHEQAEIVGASIPFSLDASLFSDEIEIQTPVTQGGRTIRLKATPEEQPDTAGDSTLQLVTVYRDTDQPGVYTVQLKRQDQTLASRMYAFNFPVSESNLELATTDELMNELGNSKQIQIQEPGEFQWIQGREAGREITNAILLILFVLLICEQLLAYRLSYHPKIAGAAA, from the coding sequence ATGGAAGCATGGTTAACCCAACATTTTGTGAATTCTGCACTGGTCACAACCGGCGCATTGATGATTGCTGCGCCGATCATCATTCACCTGATTAATCGCTTCCAGTATAAACGTGTTCAATTTGCCGCAATGGAATTTCTGTTGCAGAGTCAGCAGACCAATCAACGTCGCGTGCTGCTTGAACAGTTACTGTTACTGTTACTGCGCATCATTCTCATCATCTGTCTGCTGCTGTTAATCGGTCGTCTGATTCTGGACCCCAATCAGTTATCGATGTTTCACGGTGCCAAGTCACATCATGTGATCGTGCTGGATGACAGTGGTTCGATGGGAAACGCCTGGGGAGAACAGACGGGCTTCAAAGAAGGCCTGCAGGTTATTCGCAAAATTGCCTCCGAAGGTGCCAATCGTCCCAATACGGAAAAATTCTCTTTAATCGTCTTATCCCGGGCCGATGCCCCCCTGTTTCTACAGCGTGATATTAATGAAGAACTGATCAACGAACTGGATGCCAAACTCTCCAATCTTACCTGCTCACATCAGAGCCTGGACCTGAATCAGGGACTGGAAGCAGCCGTCGACCTGTTGAATGAAGACCGTGCCGTCATCAAAACGCTTCACCTGATCTCTGACTTCCGCAAGTCAGACTGGCAGGAAAAGAAGGGGGTGGCTGCAACAATCGAAAAGTTGAGCAACAGTGATACGGCAATCAACCTCATCAAGACTGTACCTGAATCTCAATCGAATCTGGCAATCACAGAACTTTCCGGTGCAACCGAAGTTGCAGCCGTCGATGTGCCGCTCCGCCTGAGAATCAGCCTGAAGAATTTTGGAGAACAGATCACAGAAGACGTGCGCGTCTCTGCGTTTGTCGATCAGAACAAACTCCCGATGAGCATCGTCTTTGATAAAATCGAAGCCGGCAGTGAAATATCGCAGGACTTTGATGTCGTATTCAATAAGCCCGGCCTGCATCAGATTAATGTCAGCCTGACAAACGATGCGCTGGATGGTGATAATGAGCGGTATATGGCCATCAATGTCAAACCCTCAAACCCGGTCCTGATTGTTGACGGCAATCCCTCCGGCAACGAGTGGATGTACATCCAGACGGCAATTGCCCCCGATGCGACTACCACCGGATTTGCCCCTTCTGTTGAGAATGTCGATTATCTGCGCAGGCATCCTCTCAGCCAGTTTAAAAACATTTATCTACTGAATGTCGCAGAGCTGCCTCTGGATGCCATCGCCGCTCTGGAAAATTTTGTCTCTGAGGGGGGTGGCCTCATCTGGTTTGCGGGTCCTTCCCTCCAACCTGCCTTTTACAATGAAAAGCTATACAAAGATGGCAAAGGGCTGTTTCCGGCACCGCTGGAAACGTCTCCACGTGAGTTGCCTGCCCGCGAATCGAATACCACGGTGGATCTGAATGTCAGTGATCACCCCCTCTTTTCGGTCTTTGCCGGCCAGGATAATCCACTTATCGAAGCCGTAACGATTTCACGTTACTTTCCCATTTCTGAGCAGTGGCTGCAAACCAAAGCGGATAAAGCATCGGGCGTGAATGTGATCGCAACTCTCCGCAATCAGGTCCCGTTGATCCTCGAACACAGGCTGGGAAAAGGACGCATCATTACCTGCCTGACATCCGCTGGTCCTGTCATGACCAATGAGGGGGAGCCGTGGAACACCTGGGCCTTTAACCCCAGCTATATCGTGTTCCAGTTGGAACTACAGAAATACCTGGTTCAGTCCCGCTCGCATGAGCAGGCAGAAATTGTAGGCGCATCGATCCCCTTTTCCCTCGATGCCTCTCTGTTTTCGGATGAAATTGAAATTCAGACTCCCGTGACACAGGGAGGACGGACCATTCGCCTCAAAGCGACTCCCGAAGAACAACCAGACACAGCCGGCGACAGTACGCTGCAACTCGTGACCGTTTACCGGGACACGGATCAGCCCGGCGTTTATACGGTTCAGTTGAAGCGGCAGGACCAGACCCTTGCGTCCCGCATGTATGCTTTCAACTTTCCCGTATCAGAAAGCAATCTGGAACTGGCTACGACCGATGAACTCATGAACGAGCTGGGCAATTCAAAACAGATTCAGATTCAGGAACCAGGCGAATTTCAATGGATTCAAGGCCGGGAAGCCGGTCGAGAAATCACGAACGCGATTTTGCTGATCCTGTTCGTGTTATTGATTTGTGAACAGTTGCTGGCCTATCGTCTAAGCTATCATCCTAAAATAGCGGGGGCCGCCGCATGA